Proteins from a single region of Chryseobacterium sp. T16E-39:
- a CDS encoding efflux RND transporter permease subunit, whose amino-acid sequence MFKKVIHRPVFAIVISVIILFVGGLAIKQLPTEQFPKIAPTTVAVSIAYPGASADVLVKSSLITIENAINGVQGMRYITTDATSAGEATVNVVFDPGTDPNAAVVLVKTRVDQVMPLLPELVQKEGVVVNPIQPSMLMYVNLFSTNKSMDEKFLYNYAMVNIIPEINRIHGIAKSQILGSRRYAMRIWLNPDRMRAYSISVDEVMKAIGEQSIIGRPGRIGQSSGIAAQSLEYVLTYKGQYNKPEEYENIIVRSNAEGENIKLKDVAKVELGSEFFDIYSNLDGHPSASIVLKQNYGSNANDVIKDVKSKLEEMKGNFPPGVDYKISYDVSQFLDASIEQVVHTLRDAFILVAIVVFIFLGDWRSTLIPIIAVPVSLVGTFFVIQLFGLSINLVTLFALVLAIGIVVDNAIVVIEAVHAKMEESNISPYKAVKEVMAEIAGAIIAITAVMVAVFIPISFMTGPVGTFYRQFSITMASSIVISAVVALTLTPVLAAMLLKNNHGKPKKSNLFTKSLDAFNKGFDKITGKYAQLLRKIVNRKVVTWGILILFSAGIFVINKTLPGGFIPNEDQGTIYAIIQTPPGSTLEQTNKVSRALQKICQGVDGVESVSSLAGYEIMTEGRGSNAGTCLINLKTWSAREHSVKEIMEELEQKSKDLGATIEFFEPPAVPGFGSSGGFSMRLLDLNRTTDYQDFDKINKEFIANLKKRKELTGVFTFFAANYPQYELVFDNNAAMQKGVSIGKAMDNLNILIGSTYEQGFIRFGQFFKVYVQSSPEFRRLPTDIMKLYVKNDRGEMVPYSAFMTLKKTQGPNEITRYNMYNSAAIRGLPAAGYTTADAITAINETAAKTLPHGYKVAWEGLSYDEAQRGNEAIYVFLVVLVFVYLVLAAQYESFVIPFAVLCSLPVGVFGSFLLLKAMGLENDIYAQVGLIMVIGLLGKNAVLIVEFAVQKRQSGDSIFEAAVEGARIRFRPILMTSFAFIAGLVPLIFAGGAGAIGNHTIGASALGGMLVGTLLGVIIIPGLYYIFAKWSDGKKMIKDEDESPLSEDMIHYE is encoded by the coding sequence ATGTTTAAAAAAGTAATACACCGGCCGGTATTCGCTATCGTGATATCGGTCATCATCCTATTTGTAGGAGGATTGGCCATCAAACAGCTTCCTACTGAACAGTTTCCTAAAATTGCACCCACCACCGTTGCCGTATCTATTGCCTATCCGGGAGCGAGTGCTGATGTATTGGTGAAATCATCCTTGATTACTATTGAAAATGCCATAAACGGTGTGCAGGGAATGCGTTATATCACAACCGATGCCACCAGTGCAGGAGAAGCAACGGTGAACGTTGTTTTCGATCCGGGAACAGATCCCAATGCAGCAGTAGTCCTCGTAAAAACCAGAGTGGACCAGGTAATGCCACTACTTCCGGAACTTGTACAAAAGGAAGGAGTGGTTGTAAATCCTATTCAGCCCAGCATGTTGATGTATGTGAATTTATTCAGTACCAACAAAAGCATGGATGAAAAGTTCCTGTATAATTATGCTATGGTGAATATCATTCCTGAAATCAACCGGATCCATGGAATTGCCAAATCCCAGATCCTGGGGAGCCGGAGGTATGCCATGAGAATCTGGCTGAATCCGGACCGTATGCGTGCTTATTCTATTTCGGTAGATGAAGTCATGAAAGCCATTGGTGAACAGAGTATCATTGGCCGTCCTGGAAGGATCGGTCAGAGTTCAGGAATTGCCGCTCAGTCCCTCGAATATGTACTTACTTATAAAGGACAGTACAATAAGCCGGAAGAGTACGAAAATATTATTGTACGCTCTAATGCAGAAGGAGAAAATATTAAGCTTAAAGATGTTGCCAAGGTCGAATTGGGAAGTGAATTTTTTGATATCTATTCCAATCTTGACGGACATCCATCCGCTTCTATTGTCCTTAAACAAAACTATGGAAGTAATGCAAATGATGTCATAAAGGATGTCAAATCAAAACTGGAAGAAATGAAAGGGAATTTCCCTCCCGGAGTGGATTATAAGATCAGCTATGACGTTTCCCAGTTCCTGGATGCATCTATAGAACAGGTTGTCCATACATTGAGGGATGCATTTATCCTGGTTGCTATTGTAGTGTTTATATTTTTGGGAGACTGGAGATCAACACTGATCCCCATCATTGCCGTTCCCGTTTCTTTGGTAGGAACTTTCTTTGTGATACAGCTGTTTGGTTTATCCATAAATCTGGTTACCCTTTTTGCGTTGGTACTCGCCATCGGAATTGTTGTAGATAATGCCATTGTAGTTATTGAAGCGGTTCATGCTAAAATGGAAGAAAGTAATATCTCCCCGTATAAGGCTGTAAAAGAAGTTATGGCGGAAATTGCAGGAGCTATTATTGCTATTACAGCAGTGATGGTTGCGGTATTTATTCCTATTTCATTTATGACCGGTCCCGTAGGAACTTTCTACCGTCAGTTTTCCATCACTATGGCAAGCTCTATTGTTATTTCAGCTGTTGTGGCACTTACACTGACTCCGGTTTTAGCGGCTATGCTTTTGAAAAATAACCACGGAAAACCTAAGAAATCCAATCTGTTTACAAAATCACTTGATGCATTCAATAAAGGCTTTGATAAAATAACAGGTAAGTATGCCCAACTACTGAGAAAGATTGTTAACAGAAAAGTAGTAACCTGGGGAATCCTGATTTTATTTTCTGCAGGAATTTTTGTGATCAATAAGACTCTTCCCGGAGGTTTTATCCCGAATGAAGATCAGGGAACTATTTATGCTATTATCCAAACCCCTCCAGGATCTACGCTGGAACAAACCAATAAGGTTTCCAGGGCTCTACAAAAGATCTGTCAGGGTGTAGATGGTGTGGAATCTGTATCGTCACTCGCTGGATATGAAATCATGACAGAAGGACGGGGTTCCAATGCAGGAACATGTCTGATCAATCTTAAAACCTGGAGTGCCCGTGAACATTCTGTAAAAGAAATCATGGAAGAACTTGAACAAAAATCTAAAGACCTTGGGGCGACCATTGAGTTTTTCGAACCCCCTGCAGTACCTGGATTTGGATCTTCCGGAGGTTTTTCAATGAGACTGCTGGACCTTAACAGAACTACAGATTATCAGGATTTTGATAAGATCAATAAAGAGTTTATAGCCAATCTTAAAAAACGTAAAGAACTCACAGGAGTTTTCACTTTTTTCGCTGCTAACTATCCACAATATGAACTCGTATTCGATAATAATGCCGCAATGCAAAAAGGAGTTTCTATTGGTAAAGCAATGGATAACCTTAATATTTTGATTGGAAGTACCTACGAGCAGGGATTCATCAGGTTCGGACAATTCTTTAAAGTTTATGTACAATCTTCTCCTGAATTCAGAAGACTTCCTACAGATATCATGAAACTTTATGTAAAAAATGACCGTGGTGAAATGGTTCCCTATTCAGCATTTATGACGTTGAAAAAAACACAGGGACCAAACGAAATTACGCGCTATAATATGTATAATTCTGCGGCCATACGTGGATTGCCTGCAGCAGGATATACCACTGCTGATGCGATCACTGCGATTAACGAAACTGCGGCGAAAACTTTGCCTCATGGATATAAAGTAGCCTGGGAGGGATTATCTTATGATGAAGCGCAACGTGGGAATGAGGCTATTTATGTATTCCTTGTTGTCCTTGTATTTGTATACCTTGTATTAGCTGCCCAATATGAAAGTTTTGTGATTCCTTTCGCTGTACTCTGTTCACTTCCTGTTGGAGTTTTCGGATCTTTCCTTTTACTTAAAGCAATGGGTCTCGAAAATGACATTTACGCTCAGGTGGGACTTATTATGGTGATCGGATTGCTTGGTAAAAACGCCGTATTGATTGTTGAGTTTGCCGTACAGAAGAGACAGTCAGGAGACTCCATTTTTGAAGCGGCAGTAGAAGGTGCGAGAATCCGTTTCCGTCCGATTCTGATGACTTCTTTTGCTTTTATTGCAGGTCTTGTACCATTGATTTTTGCCGGAGGCGCCGGAGCTATCGGGAATCATACCATTGGTGCATCAGCATTGGGAGGAATGCTTGTAGGAACTTTATTGGGAGTTATTATTATTCCCGGATTATACTACATTTTTGCCAAATGGTCTGATGGCAAAAAAATGATCAAAGACGAAGATGAATCACCGCTAAGCGAAGATATGATACACTATGAATAA
- a CDS encoding efflux RND transporter periplasmic adaptor subunit, with amino-acid sequence MVKKSLMYINLCIILLCISCQSEKKEKAEAAVFNVTSPLIKDTLIDKDYVAQIRSINHIELRAQEKGYIQSLYVDEGQYVQKGQLLFKIMPNLYESDVNRAKAEAKYAQIEYQNTKNLSDKDIVAPQEMAMAKAKYEKAQAELSSMNTHLKFTEIRAPFNGIVGRLHVRKGSLVDDGELITELSDNSKMWVYFNVPEAEYLNQMSDRKDNDPMHVRLKMANGKTFSQDGVVETIESDFDNETGNIAYRATFSNPKGLLRYGETGNILITSPYDNAMLIPQKATFEELEKKYVYVITKDNKVKAREIKITAELPHIYVVASGLGKDERILLDGLRMVKENQKISARYQKPEKVMSNLELYAE; translated from the coding sequence ATGGTCAAGAAAAGTCTCATGTATATAAACCTGTGCATTATTCTACTATGCATTAGCTGTCAGTCTGAGAAAAAAGAAAAAGCAGAAGCAGCCGTTTTTAATGTAACAAGTCCACTTATTAAGGATACATTAATCGACAAAGATTATGTGGCACAGATCCGGTCTATTAATCACATTGAGCTTCGTGCTCAGGAAAAAGGATATATCCAGTCCCTATATGTCGACGAGGGGCAATATGTACAAAAAGGGCAATTGTTATTCAAAATCATGCCCAATCTTTATGAATCCGATGTCAATCGGGCGAAGGCCGAAGCAAAATATGCTCAAATCGAATATCAGAATACAAAAAATCTTTCAGATAAAGATATTGTAGCACCCCAGGAAATGGCAATGGCCAAGGCCAAATATGAGAAAGCACAGGCAGAACTTTCTTCAATGAATACCCATTTAAAATTTACAGAAATACGTGCTCCCTTCAACGGAATCGTAGGTCGTTTACATGTTCGTAAAGGAAGCCTTGTCGATGACGGAGAGCTTATTACAGAACTTTCCGACAATAGTAAAATGTGGGTGTATTTTAATGTTCCGGAAGCTGAATACCTCAACCAGATGAGTGATAGAAAGGACAACGATCCTATGCATGTCCGCTTAAAAATGGCGAATGGCAAAACATTCAGTCAGGATGGTGTTGTTGAAACCATTGAATCTGATTTCGATAATGAAACAGGAAATATTGCCTACAGAGCAACTTTTTCCAATCCAAAAGGACTTCTCCGGTATGGGGAAACCGGAAATATTCTGATCACCTCTCCCTACGACAATGCGATGCTGATTCCTCAGAAAGCTACTTTTGAGGAATTGGAGAAAAAATATGTATATGTTATTACCAAAGACAATAAAGTAAAAGCGCGGGAAATAAAAATTACTGCTGAATTGCCGCATATCTATGTAGTTGCATCAGGACTTGGAAAAGATGAGAGAATTCTCCTCGATGGGTTGCGAATGGTAAAGGAAAACCAAAAGATTTCTGCCCGTTATCAAAAACCTGAAAAAGTGATGTCCAACCTTGAACTCTATGCAGAGTAA
- a CDS encoding TIGR02117 family protein, translating to MKKIVIIFLKALGIILGIVALYVVLVLLIPFIGVSAKDDGEKKEIPIYIYTNGVHTDIVMPVKNDLQDWSTKVLFSNTTSKKTDYQYIGIGWGDKGFYLDTPTWADLKFSTAFKAAFWLSDSAMHCTYYNTMKEGDDCKMIMISRSQYKKLVEFVEAKFDRDKNGNFMVIPTTAVYSDNDAFYDAKGSYNFSYTCNTWTNDALKAAGQKAALWTATDFGIFRHYK from the coding sequence GTGAAAAAAATAGTGATCATATTCTTAAAAGCTTTAGGAATCATTCTTGGGATTGTGGCTTTATACGTTGTTCTTGTTCTTTTAATTCCTTTTATCGGGGTTTCAGCAAAAGATGACGGAGAGAAGAAAGAAATTCCCATCTACATTTATACGAATGGAGTACATACGGATATTGTAATGCCTGTAAAAAATGATTTGCAGGACTGGAGTACAAAAGTTCTGTTTTCTAATACCACTTCAAAAAAGACTGATTACCAGTATATAGGAATTGGCTGGGGAGATAAGGGATTCTATCTTGATACTCCTACATGGGCTGATTTAAAATTTTCTACAGCTTTTAAAGCTGCTTTTTGGCTAAGTGATTCGGCTATGCATTGTACCTATTACAATACAATGAAAGAAGGAGACGACTGTAAAATGATCATGATCAGCAGATCACAGTATAAAAAATTAGTAGAATTCGTGGAAGCTAAATTTGACAGAGACAAAAATGGTAATTTTATGGTCATTCCTACAACTGCTGTATACAGTGATAATGATGCATTTTATGATGCGAAAGGAAGTTATAACTTCTCTTATACCTGCAATACCTGGACGAATGATGCATTAAAAGCAGCAGGACAAAAAGCAGCGTTGTGGACTGCTACAGATTTTGGGATATTCAGGCACTATAAGTAG
- a CDS encoding MBL fold metallo-hydrolase — translation MKKTVKVLRKILILLTAIIVVLSIVTFFYMRKEEFGALPEGKRLELVKSSSHYKNGRFRNLIERPTLTKGYSMPEVLYETLFTKFPNRSPVDSLPSVKTDLKRLDPFDNAYVWFGHSSFFLQLNGIKILVDPVFSGTASPIPGSVTAYKGSDIYTVNDLPDIDYLLLSHDHYDHLDYETIKALQNKVKFVVCGLGNGAHFERWRYTQKQIVEKDWYESVDVKPGFKIFTESTHHDSGRGFRSGQALWLSFLIQSPSMNIYYSGDGGRDDRFKTIGSKYGKIDWAIMECGQYNKAWQSVHELPEEVALATKELGAQNLLPVHNSKFTLANHPWKEPLEKISALSKNQSYRLATPMIGELVHLNQQDQKFTEWWKNVR, via the coding sequence TTGAAAAAAACTGTAAAAGTACTCAGGAAAATACTTATCCTGCTGACGGCTATAATTGTTGTTCTCAGCATCGTTACCTTTTTCTACATGAGGAAAGAAGAGTTCGGAGCTTTGCCAGAAGGAAAGCGTCTGGAACTGGTTAAATCATCTTCTCATTATAAAAATGGCAGATTCAGGAACCTGATAGAACGACCAACACTCACTAAAGGATATAGTATGCCGGAAGTATTGTATGAAACCCTGTTTACAAAATTCCCAAACAGAAGCCCGGTGGACTCACTTCCCTCAGTAAAGACAGATTTGAAAAGACTGGATCCCTTCGATAATGCCTACGTATGGTTTGGGCATTCTTCTTTTTTCCTTCAGCTAAATGGGATAAAGATTCTTGTAGATCCCGTATTCAGCGGAACAGCTTCCCCAATACCAGGAAGTGTAACAGCTTACAAAGGAAGTGATATTTATACGGTAAATGATCTGCCAGATATTGATTACCTTTTACTATCCCATGATCATTATGACCACCTGGATTATGAAACGATAAAGGCTTTACAAAACAAAGTAAAATTCGTAGTCTGCGGATTAGGGAACGGAGCTCATTTTGAACGATGGAGATATACCCAAAAACAAATTGTAGAAAAGGACTGGTATGAATCTGTAGATGTTAAACCAGGATTTAAAATATTCACGGAATCCACCCATCACGATTCAGGCAGAGGTTTTAGAAGTGGACAGGCACTATGGCTTTCATTTCTGATTCAGTCCCCATCCATGAATATTTATTACAGCGGTGACGGTGGCCGTGATGACCGATTTAAAACAATAGGATCAAAATACGGAAAAATAGACTGGGCCATTATGGAATGTGGACAATATAACAAGGCTTGGCAATCGGTACATGAGCTACCTGAAGAAGTCGCTCTGGCTACAAAAGAATTGGGAGCTCAAAATTTACTTCCCGTACATAACTCTAAATTTACTTTAGCCAATCATCCATGGAAAGAACCTTTAGAAAAGATTTCTGCGCTGTCAAAAAATCAGTCTTATCGATTAGCAACGCCGATGATAGGAGAATTAGTTCATTTGAATCAACAGGATCAAAAATTTACTGAGTGGTGGAAAAATGTAAGGTAG
- a CDS encoding SDR family oxidoreductase: MESLNNNQLVLVTGGTGFVAIHTILQLLQKGYRVRTTLRSLSRKDEILAMLTNAGLSSFENLEFIETDLLQDKNWDEAVTKCTYVLHIASPIFLHLPKHEDEMIRPAVEGTVRILKAARNAGVQRVVMTSNFGAVGYSHKDPTRLITEKSWTDPNEKGLSAYNKSKILAERAAWDYIKNEGNGLELSVINPTAILGPSFTDKLSSGFGLLKSMLDGSMKLIPNIELAIVDVRDLADLHIRAMEDPKANGERFLALSDGTMTLPEIADFLKKEMPEVSQKISNKKVADWVIRFAAIFNSRAKAIAPLLGINRKASNAKAKNVLSWKPRTNKEAIIATVNSLIKYNKL; encoded by the coding sequence ATGGAAAGTTTAAACAATAATCAATTGGTATTGGTAACAGGAGGTACAGGGTTCGTTGCCATTCATACTATTTTGCAGCTTTTACAAAAAGGATACAGAGTAAGGACCACATTACGTTCCTTATCCAGAAAAGATGAAATACTGGCTATGCTGACCAATGCGGGTCTCTCATCTTTTGAAAATCTGGAATTCATTGAAACAGATCTTTTACAGGATAAAAACTGGGATGAGGCTGTAACCAAATGTACCTATGTATTGCATATTGCATCACCTATCTTTCTTCATTTACCCAAACATGAAGATGAGATGATACGTCCGGCTGTGGAAGGAACAGTAAGGATATTAAAAGCAGCAAGAAATGCAGGTGTACAGCGCGTTGTAATGACTTCAAACTTTGGAGCGGTAGGTTACAGTCATAAGGATCCAACCCGTCTGATCACTGAAAAAAGCTGGACAGATCCTAATGAAAAAGGATTATCAGCTTATAACAAATCAAAAATACTTGCTGAACGTGCAGCATGGGACTATATCAAAAACGAAGGAAATGGTCTGGAGCTAAGTGTTATTAATCCTACCGCTATTCTGGGACCCTCATTTACTGATAAGCTGTCAAGTGGCTTTGGACTCCTGAAGAGTATGCTCGACGGAAGCATGAAGCTGATCCCTAATATAGAACTTGCCATCGTAGATGTCCGCGATCTGGCAGATCTTCATATTCGTGCTATGGAAGACCCAAAAGCTAACGGAGAACGTTTTCTCGCTTTGTCAGATGGAACGATGACATTACCAGAAATCGCAGATTTTCTCAAAAAAGAGATGCCCGAAGTATCCCAAAAAATTTCGAACAAAAAAGTAGCTGACTGGGTGATCCGTTTTGCAGCAATTTTCAATTCGAGAGCAAAAGCTATTGCGCCCTTATTAGGCATAAACAGAAAGGCAAGTAATGCTAAAGCTAAAAATGTTTTAAGCTGGAAACCGAGAACAAATAAAGAAGCGATAATAGCAACCGTAAACAGCCTGATAAAGTATAATAAGTTATAA
- a CDS encoding cold-shock protein codes for MQEGTVKFFNETKGFGFISPADGGQDIFVHASGLSTRIIRENDKVTFEVQKSEKGLNAVNVKLA; via the coding sequence ATGCAAGAAGGCACAGTAAAATTTTTTAACGAAACAAAAGGTTTCGGATTTATTTCTCCAGCAGACGGAGGACAGGATATCTTTGTACACGCTTCAGGATTAAGCACAAGAATTATTCGTGAAAACGATAAAGTAACTTTTGAAGTACAAAAAAGTGAAAAAGGATTAAACGCAGTAAATGTAAAACTTGCATAG
- a CDS encoding cold shock domain-containing protein — translation MADSFSKKENFKKKIQKQKEKALRREDRKTNNNKGKGLDEMLTYVDSYGRLTSTPPEETQEINLDDIQLGAAPIPEEEIRKSGIITFFSEKGYGFITEDKTKENVFFHSNNCAEPVKKGNKVSFEKERSPKGFSAIDIQLVK, via the coding sequence ATGGCAGATTCTTTCTCTAAAAAAGAAAATTTCAAGAAAAAAATTCAAAAACAAAAAGAAAAGGCTTTACGTCGTGAAGACCGCAAAACTAATAACAACAAAGGAAAAGGACTAGACGAAATGCTAACGTATGTTGACTCATACGGAAGACTTACTTCTACTCCACCGGAAGAAACACAAGAAATCAATCTTGACGATATCCAGCTAGGAGCAGCACCTATTCCTGAAGAAGAAATCCGCAAGTCTGGAATCATTACTTTTTTCAGTGAAAAAGGATATGGTTTTATCACTGAAGATAAAACTAAGGAAAATGTATTTTTCCATAGCAACAACTGTGCGGAGCCAGTAAAGAAAGGAAATAAAGTATCATTTGAGAAAGAGAGATCTCCAAAAGGGTTCTCAGCTATCGATATTCAATTGGTAAAATAA
- a CDS encoding DEAD/DEAH box helicase — protein sequence MNFKNLNLINPIIRAATETGYSKPTEIQSGAIPQILKGRDFLGFAPKEKGKIAAFAMPVIQLLKRSSPEHKEIRTLILTPTQELAIQIEEDFRIYSKYLPLSQLTIHDGTSQGNQLAALRIRVDVLITTPTSLLDLINYRPINLSKIEILVLDEADKMLDPSFVNDVKKVLKLIPQKRQTLLFSSTVSDKIRKFADMLLNNPTEIETASISRTEKDIEQPMIPVEKKAKTDRLYTINPTQYLIQ from the coding sequence ATGAATTTCAAAAATTTAAATTTAATAAACCCCATTATCCGAGCCGCAACAGAGACAGGATATTCAAAACCTACAGAAATACAGAGTGGTGCTATTCCACAGATTCTGAAAGGTAGAGATTTTCTTGGTTTTGCACCGAAGGAGAAAGGGAAAATAGCTGCATTTGCAATGCCGGTTATTCAATTATTAAAAAGAAGTTCTCCGGAACATAAGGAGATCCGAACGCTTATTTTAACCCCGACACAAGAACTGGCCATCCAGATCGAAGAAGATTTTAGAATTTACAGCAAATATCTTCCGCTTTCTCAACTGACTATTCATGATGGGACATCACAGGGAAATCAACTTGCTGCTTTAAGAATAAGAGTGGATGTTCTCATTACAACTCCTACGTCGTTACTCGATCTGATCAACTACAGACCTATTAATCTTTCCAAAATCGAAATTCTGGTTTTGGATGAAGCTGATAAAATGCTCGACCCGAGCTTTGTGAATGATGTGAAGAAAGTTCTTAAACTTATTCCTCAGAAAAGACAGACCCTACTTTTTTCTTCAACAGTATCAGATAAAATCAGGAAATTCGCTGATATGCTATTAAATAATCCCACAGAAATTGAGACAGCCTCCATTTCTCGTACGGAAAAAGATATTGAACAGCCAATGATCCCTGTTGAAAAAAAAGCAAAAACGGATAGGTTATATACCATAAATCCAACCCAATACTTAATACAATAA
- a CDS encoding DUF4386 domain-containing protein: MDSQIKTARIAGFTYLIVIITGILCLQYIPSKLKLPDEVTQFKAEIPAFLPLFKIGIVCEIICWTSFLVLPFILYKLFKPVNDFYAKIMVAFALVQVPISFVNLSNKFAVINLLSNSGYPKMYTEGQLHTHVKFYLDLYHDGNFVNHIFWGLWLLPFGYLVYRSGFIPKILGILLMAGCFGYLIDFFGTFLFPTYDQTFIPHYIMLPASLGEVGICLWLMIIGVKKKQSNNTLFN; the protein is encoded by the coding sequence ATGGACTCCCAAATAAAAACCGCAAGAATCGCCGGATTTACCTATTTAATTGTTATTATAACTGGTATCCTTTGTTTACAATATATTCCTTCAAAACTTAAATTACCAGATGAGGTAACACAGTTTAAAGCTGAGATTCCAGCTTTTCTACCTCTATTCAAAATTGGAATTGTTTGTGAAATAATTTGTTGGACTTCTTTTTTAGTACTACCATTTATTCTTTATAAACTTTTCAAACCCGTTAATGATTTCTACGCTAAAATAATGGTTGCTTTTGCTCTTGTGCAGGTTCCCATTTCCTTCGTCAATTTATCCAATAAATTTGCTGTCATCAACTTATTGAGTAACTCGGGTTATCCGAAAATGTATACTGAAGGGCAACTTCATACCCACGTTAAGTTTTATCTTGATTTATATCACGATGGTAATTTTGTAAACCATATATTTTGGGGACTTTGGTTACTTCCTTTTGGTTATCTTGTTTATCGATCAGGATTTATTCCCAAAATATTAGGAATTCTTTTAATGGCGGGATGCTTTGGATATCTAATCGATTTTTTCGGAACTTTTCTCTTCCCCACCTATGATCAAACTTTTATTCCCCATTATATTATGCTACCGGCCAGCCTAGGTGAAGTAGGAATATGCTTATGGCTCATGATTATAGGGGTTAAAAAAAAACAGTCTAACAATACTCTATTTAACTAA
- a CDS encoding Crp/Fnr family transcriptional regulator, with product MDHYYETLFNYIEQIIALPESDRANCRSTFKPVFVPRDTLLEEAGTVPKYHNFIVSGQMRNFYTNENGEEVTVDLNNDSRFFTSYFHFINQTVSNQTLHCITECELLRITHEDAIATAQRSKTQKDFTIKLFEKVQEEDRQRMNDLTTLTAEQRYLKLINQQPNIIKNVPLKYISSYLGIKPESLSRIRRELFS from the coding sequence ATGGATCATTATTACGAAACCTTATTTAACTATATAGAACAAATTATTGCGTTGCCAGAATCTGACCGGGCTAATTGCCGTAGTACTTTCAAACCTGTTTTTGTTCCCAGGGATACGCTTCTCGAAGAGGCGGGTACAGTTCCGAAATACCATAATTTTATAGTATCAGGTCAGATGCGTAATTTTTATACCAATGAAAATGGTGAAGAGGTAACGGTTGATCTCAATAATGATTCAAGATTTTTCACTTCTTATTTTCACTTTATTAACCAAACTGTTTCTAATCAGACTCTTCATTGTATAACCGAATGTGAGCTTCTAAGAATTACACATGAGGATGCTATTGCGACAGCCCAGAGGAGCAAAACTCAAAAAGATTTTACAATTAAGCTATTTGAAAAAGTACAGGAAGAGGACAGGCAGAGAATGAACGATCTAACGACCCTTACAGCCGAACAGAGATATTTAAAATTAATCAACCAACAACCCAATATTATTAAAAATGTTCCCCTTAAATACATCTCTTCTTATTTAGGCATTAAACCTGAAAGCTTAAGCAGAATAAGGCGTGAATTATTTTCCTAA